The following are encoded together in the Amyelois transitella isolate CPQ chromosome 6, ilAmyTran1.1, whole genome shotgun sequence genome:
- the LOC106131338 gene encoding synembryn-A, which yields MDESKITILTNSENIEELSQILSEFLTCNGNDFSFPHLCENNRRVILWTALFQHLQKPTSAAVHAICLATIRVLSRDKSDLENLLCEKWITVLIEKAGLYSLVGLENEAMVPLELPPKDVAVEALKCLCNLAFNSEVARALCAHTSIAQGLVARLRVYKDIPFKEEIMLFDMKLLFILTALRHDIRSKIKDELHGMDYLISCLNELVLEASEQNKDFDASASGGPETDFCLLQDHQQAIACEILKTQFNLIIQCGPEEPLDETEEAMFLKLMPVLTTLLNTRTSNEEKLVELHSNIANLLTSVPSIFYPYLTPEMNKNETAANVYDERNMDALQSLVQFLHYKLSNTTNTKNQYENLSPILTVLVKSARGSRSQRKYLRQVVLPPLRDVSRPPEMGSTLRNQLCRLLTTPVTSVRDLVAEFLFVLCKEKVSRMVKYTGFGNAAGHLAQKGLLGGARGAPYSSSSDDSDTEEYLQAQPHIDPVVGCTRPPRANPFQGMTEEQKEYEAMKLVNLFDKMVSEGVVKPARVGPDGRPQAVDHVMELLEHQPNRSQS from the exons ATGGATGAatctaaaattacaattttgacTAACAGCGAAAACATTGAAGAGTTATCACAAATATTGAGTGAATTTCTTACATGT AATGgaaatgatttttcttttccGCATCTATGTGAGAACAATAGACGTGTGATACTGTGGACTGCATTGTTTCAACATCTTCAAAAACCAACATCAGCAGCTGTCCACGCTATATGTTTGGCTACTATTAGAGTGCTCAG CCGTGACAAATCTGATTTAGAAAATTTACTATGTGAGAAATGGATAACGGTTCTCATTGAAAAGGCAGGTTTGTACAGCTTAGTGGGTTTGGAAAACGAGGCTATGGTTCCTTTAGAGTTGCCTCCAAAAGATGTAGCTGTGGAGGCTTTGAAGTGTTTGTGCAACTTGGCCTTCAACAGTGAAGTTGCGCGTGCACTTTGTGCACACACAAGCATTGCTCAAGGTTTGGTGGCACGCCTAAGAGTCTATAAAGACATCCCATTTAAAGAAGAAATCATGCTATTTGATATGAAGTTGCTCTTTATACTGACTGCTCTAAGACATGACATCAGATCCAAAATAAAAGACGAGTTGCATGGTATGGACTACTTGATCAGTTGCTTGAATGAACTTGTTTTGGAAGCTTCAGAGCAAAATAAGGACTTTGATGCTTCAGCAAGTGGTGGACCGGAAACTGATTTCTGCTTGCTGCaa GATCACCAGCAAGCCATTGCTTGTGAGATACTGAAGACACAGTTTAATTTGATAATCCAGTGTGGCCCCGAGGAACCCCTTGACGAGACAGAGGAAGCCATGTTCCTGAAGCTGATGCCTGTTCTCACCACTCTGCTTAACACCCGCACTTCTAATGAGGAAAAACTTGTTGAATTGCATAGTAACATTGCTAATTTATTGAcaag tgtACCTTCAATATTTTATCCATATCTAACACCAGAGATGAATAAGAATGAAACTGCAGCAAATGTCTATGATGAAAGGAACATGGATGCCCTACAATCACTTGTGCAATTTCTACATTATAAATTATCAAACACCACG AACACCAAAAACCAGTATGAGAATCTGTCTCCCATACTAACAGTGTTAGTGAAGAGTGCTCGTGGGTCGCGTTCACAACGCAAGTACCTGAGGCAGGTGGTCCTCCCGCCTCTCCGCGACGTTTCCCGCCCGCCGGAGATGGGGAGCACGCTTCGTAACCAGCTGTGCAGACTGTTGACCACGCCTGTCACGTCTGTCAGGGATCTGGTTGCGGAGTTCTTGTTCGTCTTGTGCAAAGAGAAAG TGAGTCGCATGGTAAAGTACACTGGTTTCGGCAACGCCGCCGGTCACCTAGCGCAGAAGGGCCTGCtgggcggcgcgcgcggcgccCCGTACTCGTCCAGCAGCGACGACTCCGACACCGAGGAGTACCTGCAGGCGCAGCCGCACATCGACCCTGTGGTGGGCTGCACAAGGCCGCCAAGGGCCAACCCTTTCCAAGGCATGACAGAAGAACAG AAAGAATACGAGGCCATGAAGCTGGTGAATTTGTTCGACAAAATGGTGTCAGAGGGCGTGGTGAAGCCGGCGCGAGTGGGTCCCGACGGGCGACCGCAGGCCGTCGATCACGTCATGGAATTGCTTGAACACCAGCCGAATAGATCGCAGTCCTAG
- the LOC106131339 gene encoding NADH dehydrogenase [ubiquinone] 1 alpha subcomplex subunit 9, mitochondrial — MATAALTGHYASKIIPKHGSMGIVYIKSAQYSSDGKPNLAAYKRGTGGRSSFNGIVATVFGCTGFVGRYVCNKLGKIGTQMILPYRCDFYDAQRLKVCGDLGQVLFTPFDLRDEESIAKAVRYSNVVINLIGRDYETKNFKYMDVHVEGPRRIARICREMGVERLIHVSYLNASANPKPLLLKKPSMYKISKYLGECAVKEEFPTATVLRASDIYGSEDRFLRVFGQILRINGQFLPLYKNGLETVKQPVFVSDVAQGIVNAMRDPDTRCQIYQAVGPKRYLLADLVDWFFKLMRKDENWGYKRYDMKYDPIFFPLKVAMVNMLSPAYPFGGLHWEGLEKESTTDVVTTKLPTLEDLGVNLTHIEDQAPWELKPFRAYQYYMDQVGEFPKPDPPRVYCG; from the exons ATGGCTACAGCGGCTTTAACTGGCCACTACGCCTCGAAAATAATAC CCAAACATGGGTCTATGGGTATTGTCTATATCAAGTCTGCTCAATACAGCTCTGATGGAAAACCCAACTTGGCGGCGTACAAACGCGGTACCGGTGGACGTAGCAGCTTCAATGGAATCGTAGCTACTGTGTTTGGCTGCACTGGATTTGTCGGTCGTTATGTCTGCAATAAACTGGGCAAGATCGGCACTCAG ATGATTCTGCCATACAGATGTGATTTCTATGATGCCCAGAGGCTCAAAGTTTGCGGAGATTTGGGACAAGTACTCTTTACACCTTTTGATTTGCGAGATGAGGAGTCTATTGCAAAAGCTGTCCGCTACTCTAATGTTGTCATCAATCTAATTGGAAGGGATTATGAAACTAAAAACTTCAAGTACATGGATGTGCATGTAGAAGGGCCCCGGAGGATCGCaag AATTTGCCGGGAAATGGGAGTAGAAAGATTAATTCATGTCTCCTACTTGAATGCATCAGCAAACCCTAAGCCACTTCTGCTGAAGAAACCATCCATGTACAAAATCAGCAAGTACCTTGGAGAATGTGCTGTGAAAGAAGAGTTTCCTACTGCCACAGTTCTTCGGGCTTCTGACATATATGGTTCTGAAGATAGATTCCTCAG AGTTTTCGGCCAGATTTTGCGAATCAATGGCCAATTTCTACCATTATACAAAAATGGCTTGGAGACTGTAAAACAACCAGTTTTTGTGTCTGATGTGGCCCAGGGAATTGTAAATGCAATGCGTGACCCAGATACAAGATGTCAGATCTACCAAGCTGTTGG GCCAAAGAGGTACCTTCTAGCTGATTTAGTGGATTGGTTTTTCAAGCTCATGCGCAAGGACGAGAACTGGGGCTACAAGCGCTATGACATGAAGTATGACCCGATATTCTTCCCACTAAAGGTGGCAATGGTCAACATGCTTTCGCCAGCCTATCCTTTCGGAGGCTTACATTGGGAAGGACTGGAAAAG gAATCTACAACAGATGTGGTCACCACGAAACTGCCGACGCTAGAAGATTTGGGCGTGAACCTCACGCACATTGAAGACCAGGCGCCGTGGGAGCTGAAACCATTCCGGGCCTATCAGTACTACATGGATCAAGTGGGAGAGTTCCCCA